The proteins below are encoded in one region of Bacteroidota bacterium:
- a CDS encoding PKD domain-containing protein yields the protein MRKPILLAALVLLVMISMGQEAGNLASQNNEVCQNYEVVSNSTSHPTVPNQRTANLQFNYPVNTSITNQAGIETDGSFFYVTVWNSSAILKYSMTGNYISQFSIPGVSGLRDLAYDGTYFYGGNAGSAIYEMDFTTGTLAGVINCPAGTEVRNICYNGNDAFWVGNWATDLSLISRTGLLLNSISAQSHGCTGMYGSAYDSISIGGPYVWIIEANTSQNAVDLKKINIASGNQTFQYNILPDVGSGTLGGGLFIEPNILAGTVTLGGLVQETAIFGYDLNSFVDSIDVGITNILTPISGTSLTNSEQISVNIQNFGSQSISSGFNVAYSVSGANPIVESYTGTLGVGQSVVFTFNQTADFSTPGIYELIVATSLSGDQNANNDTITTTLVTLSNIIPKLPLVEEFNAAGSCSPCCSLEPFYQTNIIQSGNSCATIRYGCPWTGYTDPYHTTEDSVRYAYYGVNAVPNVSFNGGAPEHLSIITTSLITNSYNTEYSVFFMDVSAQILGNQVVTEVDVIPQININTPTAVLQVVIVENETYNNVTCTEVNQVLYTIKKMLPNELGTPLGSLMAGNVYTFPFSYTFPVGNTVEDFSNLSIVAFIQNNANHAVHQSARTIVDTAITLSASFEVDTTAGLVGSSFNFTDLTTGTANSWLWDFGDGTTSTLQNPSHTYLSEGLYTVSLIASNYFDSDTVVYTDYIELAYTQSWNYNITGTNHTILVPATATITIDGNPIQNGDYIGVFYGLPGGGLACGGYMEWTGNLNSITAWGVDIGGDGFASNEVFKWKIWQSSTNVEYDATAVYNINSMFPNDSVFIVNGLSGIVSLSAFSLKDIGIESIISPVSDCNLSNSEALTVSIKNFEQTDLNDTFTIKYSLDNGLTWFSEIYNGPAIPGNDIMNYTFSTYLNLQSPNTYQLLVKTELFADIDASNDAQSSTIENLTSPTAYAGLGNEICGTTYELDASLIGQQYTNAYWSTSFLGADFDNEFDPAATITIPDSWSEPGEPLAGSFGDSAFVTAAVIWNIYAYTCHSSDTLEITFYQTPTSNAGQDDVICSLNYDFAAEFTTGNSTGEWSMIDGTGTANWLNGNNTAPNASVTVSEYGLKAFQWIEYNSGKPSCSDKDTVYIEFVHFDFEAQTEDLSLIGANDGTIEISVIGGTPPYIYIWSNGETTEDLYSLAIGIYDLTISDNNACNLTGTFEIFDPAPNWSYTISSSNHTILIQNITPITIDGVQIDYGDYIGVFYDSLGTLACGGYQVWENTTTSIAAWAAETGLNNGFVTGEQLKWKIWDASDDLVYDAVADYMPMPPMLNQGIFAVNGLSGLLSLTSVVLSESQEIALLPGWSFFSTYIVSDEPSLDSIFTDIVTNVEIVKNYLGQAYWPAWGINMIGNISNCEGYQIKTSLADTLIITGLSVEPENTTCNILAGWSYISYLRKTPASIVVMLSAIASDVVIVKNYLGQTYWPVYGINMIGNMVPGEAYQIKMYNAVILTYPANEVNVSK from the coding sequence ATGAGAAAACCAATACTTTTAGCAGCCTTAGTTTTATTAGTGATGATTTCTATGGGACAAGAAGCCGGCAATCTTGCTTCTCAAAATAATGAAGTTTGTCAAAACTATGAAGTAGTTAGCAATAGCACTTCTCATCCTACTGTACCCAACCAGAGGACTGCAAATCTACAATTTAATTACCCTGTGAATACAAGTATTACAAATCAAGCAGGAATTGAAACAGATGGTTCATTTTTTTATGTAACAGTGTGGAATAGTTCAGCAATATTAAAATACTCAATGACAGGAAACTACATAAGTCAATTTTCTATTCCGGGAGTAAGCGGATTGCGCGATTTAGCCTATGATGGCACCTACTTTTATGGCGGCAATGCTGGTTCTGCAATTTATGAAATGGATTTCACCACAGGAACTTTAGCCGGTGTAATTAATTGCCCTGCAGGAACAGAAGTACGAAATATTTGCTACAACGGCAACGATGCTTTTTGGGTTGGAAACTGGGCAACTGATTTAAGTTTAATAAGTCGTACGGGGCTATTGTTAAATTCAATTTCTGCCCAATCACATGGATGCACCGGCATGTATGGCTCTGCTTACGACAGTATCTCAATAGGTGGACCATATGTTTGGATAATTGAGGCAAACACAAGCCAAAATGCTGTTGATCTTAAAAAAATTAATATTGCTTCCGGCAATCAAACCTTTCAATATAATATTCTTCCGGATGTTGGTTCAGGCACTTTGGGTGGCGGATTATTTATTGAGCCAAACATTTTGGCAGGCACAGTTACTCTTGGTGGTTTAGTGCAAGAAACTGCAATTTTTGGATACGACTTAAATTCATTTGTTGATAGCATAGATGTTGGTATTACAAATATTCTTACTCCAATTTCCGGAACATCACTTACTAATAGTGAGCAAATATCGGTAAACATTCAAAATTTTGGTTCGCAAAGTATAAGCTCAGGTTTTAATGTTGCATATTCTGTTTCCGGAGCTAATCCAATTGTTGAAAGTTACACTGGCACGCTTGGTGTAGGTCAAAGTGTTGTATTTACGTTCAACCAAACGGCAGATTTTTCTACACCGGGAATTTATGAATTAATCGTTGCTACATCATTGTCAGGCGATCAAAATGCAAATAATGATACTATCACTACAACATTGGTTACATTAAGCAATATTATTCCAAAATTGCCACTTGTCGAAGAGTTTAATGCAGCTGGTAGTTGTTCCCCATGTTGCAGTTTAGAACCGTTCTATCAGACAAATATTATTCAGAGTGGGAATAGCTGTGCTACAATCCGTTATGGCTGTCCCTGGACAGGTTATACCGATCCATATCATACTACTGAGGATTCAGTAAGGTATGCCTATTATGGCGTAAATGCCGTTCCAAATGTCTCTTTTAACGGTGGAGCTCCAGAGCATCTTTCCATAATCACAACATCACTCATTACGAACAGCTACAATACAGAATACTCAGTATTTTTCATGGATGTATCTGCTCAAATTCTTGGCAACCAGGTTGTAACTGAAGTTGATGTAATTCCTCAAATTAATATTAACACTCCCACAGCAGTTTTGCAAGTTGTCATTGTTGAAAACGAAACCTATAATAATGTAACTTGCACAGAGGTAAATCAAGTCCTTTATACAATAAAAAAAATGCTGCCAAATGAATTAGGTACCCCGCTTGGTTCACTAATGGCTGGGAATGTGTACACCTTTCCGTTTTCTTATACCTTTCCTGTTGGAAACACGGTTGAAGATTTCTCAAACCTATCAATAGTTGCCTTTATTCAGAATAATGCGAATCACGCTGTTCATCAATCGGCCAGAACAATTGTAGATACTGCAATTACTCTGTCTGCCTCTTTTGAGGTTGATACAACTGCAGGTTTGGTAGGCAGCTCATTTAATTTTACCGACCTTACTACAGGAACAGCAAATTCTTGGTTATGGGATTTTGGTGATGGTACAACAAGTACATTGCAAAATCCCAGTCATACCTACCTAAGCGAAGGTCTTTATACTGTAAGTCTTATAGCATCAAATTATTTCGATTCAGATACTGTAGTTTACACAGATTATATTGAGCTTGCTTATACTCAATCCTGGAATTATAATATTACAGGCACAAACCATACTATTCTTGTTCCGGCTACAGCCACCATAACGATTGATGGAAATCCTATTCAAAATGGTGATTATATTGGTGTGTTCTATGGTCTTCCGGGAGGTGGTCTTGCTTGTGGAGGATATATGGAATGGACAGGAAATTTGAATTCAATTACAGCCTGGGGAGTAGATATTGGAGGCGACGGATTTGCCAGCAACGAAGTTTTTAAATGGAAAATATGGCAGAGCTCTACAAATGTTGAATATGATGCTACAGCAGTTTACAACATTAACTCCATGTTTCCAAATGATTCTGTATTTATAGTGAATGGACTTAGCGGAATTGTTTCATTATCTGCTTTCTCCTTAAAAGATATTGGTATTGAAAGCATAATTTCTCCGGTATCAGATTGCAATTTGTCCAATTCAGAGGCTTTAACAGTAAGTATTAAAAACTTTGAGCAAACAGATTTAAATGACACTTTTACTATAAAATATTCATTAGATAATGGTTTGACCTGGTTTAGTGAAATCTACAATGGGCCTGCAATTCCGGGCAACGATATTATGAATTATACTTTTTCGACATATTTAAATTTGCAGTCGCCGAACACCTATCAATTGCTTGTAAAAACAGAATTGTTTGCTGATATTGATGCTTCTAACGATGCCCAAAGTTCTACTATTGAAAATTTGACATCTCCTACAGCATATGCAGGACTTGGGAATGAAATATGCGGAACAACTTACGAATTGGATGCATCACTTATAGGGCAACAATATACTAATGCTTATTGGTCAACATCATTTTTAGGTGCCGATTTCGACAATGAGTTCGATCCTGCAGCAACTATTACAATACCTGATAGCTGGTCGGAACCGGGAGAGCCTTTAGCTGGTAGTTTCGGAGATTCTGCTTTTGTTACTGCTGCCGTTATATGGAATATTTATGCATATACCTGCCATTCAAGCGATACATTAGAAATCACATTTTATCAAACTCCTACAAGCAATGCTGGTCAAGATGATGTTATCTGTAGTTTGAATTATGATTTTGCTGCAGAATTTACTACCGGTAATTCTACCGGCGAGTGGAGTATGATTGATGGTACCGGCACTGCAAACTGGCTAAATGGAAATAATACTGCTCCGAATGCCAGTGTAACAGTTTCTGAATATGGATTAAAAGCATTTCAATGGATTGAATACAATTCAGGAAAACCTTCATGTAGCGATAAGGATACTGTTTATATAGAATTCGTACATTTCGATTTTGAAGCTCAAACTGAAGATTTATCACTAATTGGTGCCAACGATGGCACAATTGAAATATCTGTTATCGGTGGAACTCCTCCATATATATATATCTGGAGCAATGGCGAAACAACAGAAGATTTATACTCTCTTGCAATTGGAATCTATGACCTGACTATAAGCGATAATAACGCTTGCAACCTGACAGGGACTTTTGAAATTTTCGACCCCGCACCAAATTGGTCATATACTATCAGCTCTTCAAATCATACAATTCTGATTCAAAACATAACTCCAATTACTATAGATGGAGTTCAGATTGATTATGGAGATTACATAGGAGTTTTTTATGATTCGCTCGGAACATTGGCTTGTGGAGGTTATCAAGTTTGGGAAAATACCACAACCTCGATAGCTGCATGGGCTGCCGAAACCGGATTAAATAACGGCTTTGTTACAGGAGAACAACTTAAATGGAAAATATGGGATGCTTCAGACGATTTGGTATATGACGCTGTTGCAGACTATATGCCAATGCCTCCAATGCTAAATCAAGGAATTTTTGCAGTAAACGGATTAAGTGGCTTACTATCTTTGACTTCAGTAGTATTAAGTGAATCACAGGAAATTGCATTGCTACCGGGTTGGAGTTTTTTTTCAACATATATTGTATCGGACGAGCCTTCTTTAGATTCAATTTTTACTGATATAGTTACAAATGTTGAGATTGTGAAAAATTACCTTGGACAAGCTTATTGGCCTGCATGGGGCATAAACATGATAGGAAATATTTCGAATTGCGAAGGCTATCAAATAAAAACAAGCCTTGCAGATACCTTGATAATTACAGGTTTATCAGTAGAGCCGGAGAATACAACTTGCAATATATTGGCAGGGTGGTCATATATTTCGTATTTAAGAAAAACACCCGCTTCAATAGTTGTTATGTTAAGCGCAATTGCAAGTGATGTAGTCATTGTTAAAAACTATTTAGGCCAGACATATTGGCCCGTATATGGCATTAATATGATTGGAAACATGGTTCCGGGCGAAGCTTATCAGATAAAAATGTATAACGCTGTAATATTAACCTATCCGGCAAATGAGGTGAACGTATCGAAATAA